The Paenibacillus macerans genome includes a window with the following:
- a CDS encoding J domain-containing protein, with product MTIWERLGIGRTEDIKLIKRAYAKQLKKHHPEDDPEGYQALREAFDAAVSYAKKHALRIAGEAAASAETADARTDQARPAEAGLPRRETPATEQTAAPPRIRLWPPSEYEEADAPGDAPEPVLPPPRLHQELPGNPHPVPDGPLTVEDFIASAAVLYDDFPSRISTAKWLELLDSDIMWNMEAKQVIGRRLLELLQTRRFLPPEVWRLLENSFGWAENLREAAQYERGYFADSFLSYYIRQLQEPGLRYEFLLRAEGIDIDRFLFLRDEGRHALARNELKTALKFLKQAHDIFADDPDLLRLLGERYLRIDDTQKALAYFDRLIELVPDEIDGYLYRIRIWRLTNQPERMIEECRFILSRWPNHNEALILQGIAHQMLGDRGSAAESFRQAVQINDLDGRAADRLTEASISGSRNNSWRFYLNRHVLLYLSVSVLTALSLLGCLLYYWAAAHAGTPVIMNGLPDAETLDGKRYVQLEVSNIRDLNLGMYARSDEDYAFQNEDYAYVHYMDYGDPEYTVYLGEFLGKPLILAVGLAAKAPDDAALENLKGYVRELEPELQAAVLKMLLWKPSFDDDSLGALLESYRFDLGSASLSGAEALPEFQPFYLEVAGPQTASPVIAPNLMLFGFLAVLWIYSVYRLAFEYRKIRGIRRMRQS from the coding sequence ATGACCATTTGGGAAAGGCTCGGCATCGGCCGCACGGAAGATATCAAACTTATCAAGCGGGCGTACGCCAAGCAATTGAAAAAGCATCATCCCGAGGACGACCCCGAGGGGTACCAGGCTTTACGGGAAGCGTTTGACGCCGCCGTATCCTACGCCAAGAAGCATGCCCTGCGAATAGCCGGGGAAGCGGCGGCAAGCGCGGAAACTGCGGATGCCCGGACGGATCAAGCCAGGCCGGCGGAAGCCGGGCTGCCGCGGCGGGAAACTCCGGCAACGGAGCAAACGGCCGCTCCTCCCCGGATCCGGCTTTGGCCGCCGTCTGAATACGAAGAAGCCGATGCGCCTGGCGATGCGCCGGAGCCTGTGCTCCCTCCGCCCCGGCTGCACCAGGAACTCCCGGGGAACCCGCACCCCGTGCCGGACGGGCCGCTAACGGTCGAAGATTTTATCGCCAGCGCCGCCGTATTGTACGATGATTTTCCGTCGCGGATATCGACCGCGAAATGGCTGGAACTGCTCGATTCCGACATCATGTGGAATATGGAGGCCAAGCAGGTGATCGGCAGACGATTGCTGGAGCTTCTGCAAACGCGCAGGTTTCTGCCTCCCGAGGTGTGGAGGCTGCTCGAAAACAGCTTCGGCTGGGCGGAAAACTTGCGGGAAGCGGCGCAGTATGAGCGCGGCTACTTCGCCGATTCGTTCCTGAGCTATTACATCCGGCAGCTTCAAGAGCCGGGACTGCGCTATGAATTCCTGCTCCGGGCGGAAGGCATCGATATCGACCGCTTTTTATTTCTTCGCGATGAAGGGCGGCACGCCCTGGCGAGAAACGAGTTAAAAACGGCGTTGAAATTTCTGAAGCAGGCGCATGACATTTTTGCGGATGATCCCGATTTGCTGCGTCTGCTTGGAGAACGATATCTGCGCATAGATGACACGCAAAAGGCGCTGGCCTATTTTGACCGCCTGATCGAGTTGGTCCCGGACGAGATCGACGGCTATCTGTACCGTATCCGAATTTGGCGGTTAACAAACCAGCCGGAGCGGATGATTGAAGAATGCCGGTTTATTCTGTCCCGCTGGCCAAACCATAACGAAGCCCTCATTTTGCAAGGAATCGCTCATCAAATGCTCGGAGACCGCGGCAGCGCTGCGGAATCCTTCCGGCAGGCCGTGCAAATCAACGACTTGGACGGGCGGGCGGCGGACCGGTTGACCGAAGCGAGCATATCCGGTTCCCGCAACAACTCATGGAGATTTTATTTAAACCGCCACGTACTGCTATATTTGTCCGTTTCGGTCCTGACCGCCTTGTCGCTGCTAGGCTGCTTGCTGTATTATTGGGCCGCGGCTCATGCCGGCACGCCGGTCATCATGAACGGATTGCCGGATGCGGAAACGCTGGACGGAAAACGTTATGTGCAACTCGAGGTCAGCAATATCAGAGATTTAAATCTGGGGATGTATGCCCGCAGCGACGAGGATTATGCTTTCCAGAACGAAGATTATGCCTACGTCCATTACATGGACTATGGCGATCCGGAATACACTGTATACCTTGGGGAATTTCTCGGCAAGCCTTTGATCCTTGCGGTGGGTTTAGCGGCAAAAGCGCCGGATGATGCGGCGTTGGAGAACCTGAAGGGTTACGTTCGTGAACTGGAGCCCGAGCTGCAAGCCGCGGTGCTGAAAATGCTGCTATGGAAACCGTCCTTCGATGACGATTCCCTGGGGGCGCTGCTCGAAAGCTACCGTTTCGACCTCGGGAGCGCTTCGCTGTCCGGTGCGGAAGCTTTGCCGGAATTCCAGCCATTTTATTTGGAAGTCGCCGGCCCGCAGACAGCTTCCCCCGTTATCGCACCAAACCTGATGCTTTTCGGTTTTCTGGCGGTGTTGTGGATTTACAGTGTATACCGGCTTGCTTTCGAATACCGGAAAATCCGCGGAATTCGCCGGATGCGCCAATCCTGA
- a CDS encoding DMT family transporter yields the protein MNSNAKLSAKYEILYIIGIIAISFSSIFVRWSSVDVSVIAMYRLYLTNLLMLPLLWKYRGEIFRLSAKQWAQLLFSGCMLGLHFLLWMQSLRLTTVASSTVILTLEPILVMVGSFFLFGAKINKAMMVGIGMALIGSIAIGSGDFSLSGQAAAGDLLSLLGTIAVAIHMLAGKQLLKHISAFVYNFLVFAVAATSLAVYNAICGLPFTGYAPREWGIFLLLAIVPTLFGHYLFNWLMKYLSASAVSMAVLGEPVFASLLAWLLLKESLSALQLSAGALILCGVWIFIRYGKETTNPERKSPKSLSAAGDGRKAG from the coding sequence ATGAATTCGAATGCCAAATTGTCGGCGAAATACGAAATCCTCTACATCATCGGAATCATCGCCATTTCTTTCTCTTCGATTTTTGTCCGCTGGTCAAGCGTTGACGTGTCGGTGATTGCGATGTACCGCTTGTATTTGACCAATTTGCTGATGCTCCCGTTGCTGTGGAAATACCGCGGGGAAATATTCCGGCTAAGCGCCAAGCAATGGGCGCAGCTGCTGTTTTCCGGCTGTATGCTGGGGCTGCATTTTTTGCTGTGGATGCAGTCGCTCCGGTTGACCACCGTCGCCAGTTCTACCGTTATCTTGACGTTGGAGCCGATCCTGGTCATGGTCGGTTCTTTTTTCCTGTTTGGCGCAAAAATCAACAAGGCGATGATGGTCGGCATCGGCATGGCGCTCATCGGTTCAATCGCCATCGGTTCCGGGGATTTTTCGCTGTCCGGGCAAGCGGCGGCCGGCGATTTGCTGTCCCTGCTCGGGACGATCGCCGTCGCCATCCACATGCTGGCCGGCAAGCAGCTCTTGAAGCATATCAGCGCTTTTGTCTACAATTTTCTGGTGTTTGCTGTCGCGGCAACTTCGCTGGCGGTGTATAACGCCATCTGCGGGCTGCCGTTTACCGGATATGCTCCGCGGGAATGGGGGATTTTTTTGCTGCTCGCCATAGTCCCCACTTTGTTTGGGCATTATCTGTTCAACTGGCTGATGAAATATCTCAGCGCCTCGGCCGTATCGATGGCTGTGCTCGGCGAACCGGTATTCGCTTCGCTGCTCGCCTGGCTGCTGTTGAAGGAAAGCCTGTCAGCGCTGCAGCTTTCGGCGGGGGCGCTGATCCTATGCGGGGTGTGGATTTTTATCAGGTACGGAAAAGAGACCACGAATCCCGAGCGCAAAAGCCCCAAGTCTTTATCGGCGGCGGGGGACGGGAGAAAAGCGGGCTGA
- a CDS encoding DUF1266 domain-containing protein yields MNQTIFYHFMTYPLFAAGPEPYRQLCGCHELDVCPRSRLKEWLSFLGIHDKAGFETKLRWLFYEGHRCEFNELSQRISTMSAAVRRQLLASFREDGETEHKLKCVNQWMHILPPANIAAFDFALLTALSRAGVRRRWLKESEANGYCLEAAKMAQTNYTGWSDFFAACIAGACFYFPQRNGDSLQLAYARSLLNISGAIPSIDWNHPLK; encoded by the coding sequence TTGAATCAAACTATTTTTTACCATTTTATGACGTACCCGTTGTTCGCCGCCGGACCGGAGCCATACCGTCAGCTCTGCGGCTGCCATGAACTGGACGTTTGCCCAAGGTCCCGGCTGAAGGAATGGCTGTCGTTTCTCGGGATTCACGATAAAGCCGGTTTTGAGACCAAGCTCAGGTGGCTGTTTTATGAAGGACACCGCTGTGAATTCAACGAATTGTCGCAGCGGATATCCACCATGTCGGCGGCGGTCCGCAGGCAGCTTTTGGCGAGCTTCCGGGAGGACGGCGAAACGGAGCATAAGCTGAAGTGCGTAAACCAGTGGATGCACATCCTCCCTCCGGCCAACATTGCGGCCTTTGATTTCGCCCTGCTGACGGCGCTGTCCAGAGCGGGCGTGCGGAGGCGCTGGCTAAAGGAATCCGAGGCCAACGGGTACTGCCTTGAAGCCGCCAAAATGGCTCAAACCAATTACACCGGCTGGTCCGATTTTTTTGCCGCGTGTATCGCGGGAGCCTGCTTTTATTTCCCTCAACGGAACGGGGACTCACTGCAGCTTGCTTACGCCCGCAGCCTGTTGAACATTTCCGGGGCAATTCCCTCCATTGACTGGAATCACCCTTTAAAATAA
- a CDS encoding iron-hydroxamate ABC transporter substrate-binding protein, whose protein sequence is MYKKKKIFSITACAFALTILLTACGGANQAAGNTNAAGQNTGGKAAAETRTYDTVKGPVEIPVKPQRIVTDYYAGELLAVGGNVVGAEPDAFNNPFLKDLLANTEDVGANPVNLEKTLELAPDLIVVMYDKNYDELSKIAPTLYLPYGTTTDIYNTVETFGDIVGEPEKAKAFLADYDQKAAEGREKLKGVVKEDDTFGIYELTNKGELWIFGDNAGRGGQALYNALQLKGPEKWDPKESTFQLSLEALPEYAADYMFLTTYDPDKTGEALNNLKASPVWKNIDAIKNNKVFYNDFDTFYRYDPIAVKEQIGLFVDMIIASNQGK, encoded by the coding sequence ATGTACAAGAAAAAGAAGATATTTTCGATCACCGCGTGCGCTTTTGCGTTAACGATCCTATTAACCGCTTGCGGCGGCGCCAATCAGGCGGCCGGAAATACGAACGCCGCCGGGCAAAATACAGGTGGAAAAGCCGCTGCCGAGACCCGTACTTACGATACGGTCAAGGGACCGGTCGAAATTCCGGTGAAGCCGCAGCGGATCGTGACCGACTACTACGCCGGGGAGCTGTTGGCCGTGGGCGGCAACGTGGTGGGCGCCGAACCGGACGCCTTCAACAATCCGTTCCTCAAGGACCTGCTGGCGAATACCGAGGATGTCGGGGCAAACCCCGTCAATTTGGAAAAAACGCTCGAGCTTGCGCCCGATTTAATCGTGGTGATGTACGACAAAAATTACGATGAGCTGTCCAAAATCGCGCCGACGCTGTACCTTCCTTACGGTACGACCACGGACATCTACAACACCGTGGAAACGTTCGGCGACATCGTAGGCGAACCCGAGAAAGCCAAAGCTTTCCTGGCCGACTATGACCAAAAGGCCGCCGAAGGCCGGGAAAAGCTGAAAGGCGTCGTTAAAGAGGACGACACGTTTGGGATCTATGAGCTGACCAACAAAGGCGAGCTGTGGATTTTCGGGGACAACGCCGGGCGCGGAGGCCAAGCGCTGTATAACGCTCTGCAGCTCAAAGGGCCGGAAAAGTGGGATCCGAAGGAATCTACCTTCCAGCTGTCGCTGGAGGCGCTGCCGGAATATGCCGCCGATTACATGTTCCTGACGACTTATGACCCGGACAAAACCGGCGAAGCGCTGAACAACCTGAAAGCCTCCCCGGTTTGGAAAAACATCGACGCGATCAAAAACAACAAAGTCTTTTACAATGACTTCGACACGTTTTACCGCTACGACCCGATCGCCGTCAAGGAACAAATCGGCCTGTTCGTCGATATGATTATCGCCAGCAACCAAGGAAAATAA